From the Engystomops pustulosus unplaced genomic scaffold, aEngPut4.maternal MAT_SCAFFOLD_890, whole genome shotgun sequence genome, one window contains:
- the LOC140112576 gene encoding 3-galactosyl-N-acetylglucosaminide 4-alpha-L-fucosyltransferase FUT3-like, translated as MSKTEKLRNAAKIFFFINLQILFSFIFFTMIHRREAPASANADSQENLLVSRVLSKKPIIILLWTFPFGIRFPIYNCPQQLDNSDCLYTADRTQYSSAHAVVFHHRDVCTTKTQLPQTPRPSTQRWVWFNQESPSYSPNLALMNNLMNLTITYRLDSDIFAPYGWLEKHNTTMNFTIPKKTKLAAWAISNWNPISRRVKYYGELKNHLQVDIYGKQHQKLPKDKKIETLSTYKFYFAFENSIHEDYITEKLWYNALYSGCVPVVMGPPRENYERFIPRDAFIHVDDFASPQELASYLLSLDKDEEKYKQYFNWRSEYYVPPQDNPWTVPYCRVCKALKDPPPYRTIASIEKWYKNEYWVIDERNVGLPLI; from the coding sequence ATGTCTAAGACAGAGAAATTACGCAATGCAGCCAAGATATTCTTCTTCATTAATTTGCAAatacttttttcatttatttttttcacaatgaTCCACAGAAGAGAAGCTCCAGCTTCAGCCAATGCTGATTCACAAGAGAATTTGTTGGTTTCAAGAGTTTTATCAAAAAAACCAATAATTATCCTACTTTGGACATTTCCTTTTGGAATAAGATTTCCTATTTATAACTGTCCTCAGCAACTTGATAATTCTGATTGTTTGTATACAGCAGACCGTACCCAGTATTCATCAGCACATGCGGTTGTATTCCACCACAGAGATGTGTGCACTACTAAGACACAACTGCCCCAAACACCAAGACCATCTACCCAGCGCTGGGTCTGGTTTAATCAGGAATCTCCTAGTTATAGTCCAAATCTTGCATTAATGAACAATCTTATGAACCTCACAATAACCTACAGGCTTGACTCGGACATCTTTGCTCCATATGGTTGGTTAGAAAAGCACAATACAACAATGAATTTTACTATCCCCAAGAAAACGAAACTAGCGGCCTGGGCGATAAGTAACTGGAATCCAATTTCTAGAAGAGTCAAGTATTATGGAGAACTAAAGAACCATTTACAGGTTGATATTTATGGGAAGCAGCACCAAAaacttccaaaagataaaaaaatagaaacactTTCCACTTACAAATTCTACTTTGCTTTTGAGAATTCTATACATGAAGATTATATAACAGAAAAACTCTGGTACAATGCACTTTACTCAGGATGTGTTCCAGTTGTGATGGGTCCACCTCGTGAAAACTATGAGCGTTTCATCCCAAGAGATGCCTTCATTCACGTTGATGACTTTGCAAGTCCTCAGGAATTGGCTTCTTATCTTCTGAGTCTGGACAAAGATGAAGAGAAGTACAAGCAATACTTCAACTGGAGATCAGAATATTATGTGCCACCTCAGGACAACCCCTGGACAGTGCCCTACTGTAGAGTCTGTAAGGCCCTGAAAGACCCCCCACCTTATAGGACCATAGCGAGCATTGAAAAATGGTACAAAAATGAGTACTGGGTGATAGACGAGCGCAATGTTGGGCTCCCATTGATCTGA